One Chlorobaculum limnaeum genomic window carries:
- a CDS encoding flavodoxin domain-containing protein produces MTPDNERQMRAIILYDSRSTGGSTDRLIDSIGQQLAETGAYVEKARCKATADYSFVSEFDVVILGAPVYYLVVSSQLLGALVQSNLKRYLRNKNIALFVTCGSPEAMAQTLYLPQLKIHLIRNRILAEKVIAPHQIGDEEIIADFVEEIEEGFRRSSRPRFGSRANKLQWSSEAQEMISQMPPFFADKIKAALTVYAEQNGITCITPEVLDMARSSPMGM; encoded by the coding sequence ATGACGCCTGACAACGAACGCCAGATGAGAGCCATCATCCTTTATGACAGCCGCTCCACCGGCGGATCGACCGACAGATTGATCGACTCGATTGGCCAGCAGCTCGCCGAAACCGGAGCCTATGTCGAAAAGGCTCGCTGCAAGGCGACGGCCGATTACAGCTTCGTCAGCGAGTTCGATGTGGTGATTCTCGGCGCTCCCGTGTACTACCTGGTCGTCTCTTCGCAATTGCTCGGCGCGCTGGTGCAGAGCAACCTGAAACGCTACCTGCGCAACAAGAACATCGCCCTCTTCGTGACCTGTGGAAGTCCCGAGGCGATGGCCCAGACACTCTACCTCCCGCAGCTCAAGATTCATCTGATTCGCAACCGGATTCTCGCCGAAAAGGTGATCGCTCCGCATCAGATCGGCGACGAAGAGATCATTGCCGATTTCGTGGAGGAGATCGAGGAGGGGTTCCGCCGCTCAAGCAGGCCCCGCTTCGGCTCCCGCGCAAACAAGCTTCAGTGGAGCAGCGAAGCGCAGGAGATGATCAGCCAGATGCCTCCATTTTTCGCCGACAAAATCAAGGCCGCCCTCACGGTCTATGCCGAACAGAACGGTATCACCTGCATCACGCCGGAGGTGCTCGACATGGCAAGGTCGAGTCCGATGGGCATGTAA
- a CDS encoding flavodoxin domain-containing protein, with the protein MTSTFDKPKKAIILYDSMSVGGSADRLIDAIGKNLAEAGTYVEKARCKPNADYSFVEEFDLVLLGAPIYYLLVASKLTGALSQSNLRAVLKGKKVALFVICGSPEPMANFLYLPQLKMNLDNPVILAEKAFSPDETSDHNAIAEFANKILDAYGKAN; encoded by the coding sequence ATGACCAGCACCTTCGACAAACCAAAAAAGGCGATAATCCTTTATGACAGCATGTCCGTCGGCGGTTCTGCCGACCGGCTGATCGACGCTATCGGCAAAAATCTCGCCGAAGCCGGAACGTACGTGGAAAAAGCCCGCTGCAAGCCCAACGCGGATTACAGCTTCGTCGAGGAGTTCGACCTCGTGCTTCTCGGAGCGCCGATCTACTACCTGCTCGTCGCCTCGAAGCTCACCGGCGCACTCTCGCAGAGCAACCTGAGAGCCGTCCTCAAAGGGAAGAAGGTGGCGCTCTTCGTCATTTGCGGCAGCCCCGAACCGATGGCGAACTTTCTCTACCTGCCGCAACTCAAAATGAATCTCGACAACCCGGTGATCCTTGCTGAAAAAGCGTTCTCGCCCGACGAGACCAGCGATCACAATGCCATCGCTGAATTTGCGAACAAAATTCTCGATGCCTACGGCAAGGCCAACTGA
- the gap gene encoding type I glyceraldehyde-3-phosphate dehydrogenase: MAKVKVGINGFGRIGRLVFRQAVENPEMEIVGINDLTDVKTLAHLLKYDTSHKKFKGDVSIEGDNLVVNGRTIAICAQKDPAQLPWASLGADLVVESTGIFTSREAASKHIAAGAKKVIISAPAKDKVDATIVMGVNDKCITGAEEIVSNASCTTNCLAPMAKVLHENFGIVKGFMTTVHAYTNDQNILDLPHKDLRRARAAACSIIPTSTGAAKAIGEVLPELAGKLDGFAMRVPVPDGSVTDLSVIVEKSATKDEINAAMKAAAEGEMKGILEYNVDPIVSSDIVGNAHSCIFDSPLTMSSGTMVKIVGWYDNELGYATRVVDLLGIYSKFI, translated from the coding sequence ATGGCGAAAGTAAAAGTTGGCATCAATGGTTTTGGCCGCATTGGCCGTCTGGTGTTCAGACAGGCCGTGGAAAATCCTGAAATGGAGATCGTCGGCATCAACGACCTGACCGATGTGAAAACCCTTGCCCACCTTCTCAAATACGACACCTCCCACAAGAAGTTCAAAGGTGATGTGAGCATCGAGGGCGACAACCTCGTTGTCAACGGCAGAACCATCGCCATCTGTGCGCAGAAAGATCCCGCCCAGCTTCCCTGGGCCTCGCTCGGCGCGGACCTCGTCGTCGAATCGACCGGCATCTTCACCAGCCGCGAAGCCGCTTCGAAGCACATCGCCGCTGGCGCGAAGAAGGTTATCATCTCGGCTCCCGCGAAAGACAAGGTGGACGCCACCATCGTCATGGGCGTCAACGACAAATGCATCACCGGTGCTGAAGAGATCGTCTCCAACGCGAGCTGCACCACCAACTGCCTCGCTCCGATGGCCAAGGTGCTGCACGAGAACTTCGGCATCGTCAAGGGCTTCATGACCACCGTGCACGCCTACACCAACGACCAGAACATCCTCGACCTTCCGCACAAGGATCTGCGCCGCGCTCGCGCTGCCGCCTGCTCGATCATTCCGACCTCGACCGGCGCGGCCAAAGCCATCGGCGAAGTGCTGCCCGAACTGGCTGGAAAGCTCGATGGTTTCGCCATGCGGGTTCCAGTGCCGGACGGCTCGGTCACCGACCTGTCGGTCATCGTCGAGAAATCGGCCACCAAGGATGAAATCAACGCCGCCATGAAGGCCGCCGCCGAGGGCGAGATGAAGGGCATCCTCGAATACAACGTCGATCCGATCGTGTCGTCCGACATCGTCGGCAACGCCCACTCCTGCATCTTCGACTCGCCGCTGACCATGAGCTCCGGCACCATGGTGAAGATCGTCGGCTGGTACGACAACGAGCTTGGCTACGCCACCCGCGTTGTCGATCTGCTCGGCATCTATTCGAAGTTCATCTGA
- the mpl gene encoding UDP-N-acetylmuramate:L-alanyl-gamma-D-glutamyl-meso-diaminopimelate ligase, with protein sequence MSSIYFIGIGGTAMASVAVALSHMGHAVTGSDVQLYPPMSTYLENHNIRYFNSFSAENLKSASPDLVVVGNAISRGNADLEYALDQRMALISMPELVRRELIGNHTSIVVAGTHGKTTTTSLAAWLLEAGGLLPGFLIGGIPENFGDGCRPSGLTEPGFFVTEGDEYDSAFFDKRSKFLLYRPDIAIINNVEFDHADIFDSLDDIKKSFRLLVNLVPSSGLLIVNGDDPVAMEVAAKAFCRVETFGLNGNAEWTAADITSDAETTSFTVVRNGEAIGRVSVPLFGDYNVMNALAATAAAIRAGVSFESVMRGLGSFKRPKRRMEVVGEYAGGVTLIEDFAHHPTAIRLTLGAIAAHYAGRRIVACFEPRSNTTSRNIFQRELAQCFDGAAVVVLGKVNRPERYAPEERLDAAQLRRELEAKGKQVFAAGGEGYPRDIVEFIEAELQPGDVLVLLSNGSFSGLKEMLAESFEKNS encoded by the coding sequence ATGAGTTCCATCTACTTCATCGGCATCGGCGGCACGGCAATGGCTTCGGTGGCCGTGGCACTTTCGCACATGGGCCATGCCGTTACCGGCTCGGACGTTCAGCTCTATCCGCCAATGAGCACCTACCTCGAAAATCACAACATCCGCTATTTCAACAGCTTCTCGGCGGAGAACCTGAAAAGCGCTTCGCCTGACCTCGTGGTGGTGGGCAACGCGATCAGCCGTGGCAATGCCGACCTGGAGTACGCGCTCGACCAGCGCATGGCGCTGATCTCGATGCCGGAGCTGGTGAGGCGCGAGCTGATCGGCAACCACACCTCGATCGTGGTGGCGGGCACGCACGGCAAAACGACGACCACCTCGCTGGCGGCGTGGCTACTCGAAGCGGGCGGCCTCCTGCCAGGCTTTCTCATCGGCGGCATTCCGGAGAATTTCGGCGACGGCTGCCGCCCTTCCGGCCTCACCGAACCAGGCTTCTTCGTGACCGAGGGGGACGAGTACGACTCGGCGTTCTTCGACAAACGCAGCAAGTTCCTGCTCTACCGCCCCGACATCGCCATCATCAACAACGTCGAGTTCGACCACGCGGACATTTTCGACTCGCTCGACGACATCAAAAAAAGCTTCCGCCTGCTGGTGAACCTCGTGCCGTCGAGTGGCCTGCTGATCGTCAACGGCGACGACCCGGTCGCGATGGAGGTTGCCGCCAAGGCGTTCTGCCGCGTCGAGACCTTCGGCCTGAACGGCAATGCGGAGTGGACGGCGGCGGATATTACGTCGGATGCGGAGACTACGTCATTCACGGTCGTGCGCAACGGCGAAGCGATCGGACGGGTCAGCGTGCCGCTCTTCGGCGACTACAACGTGATGAACGCTCTGGCCGCCACGGCGGCGGCGATTCGCGCTGGCGTGAGTTTCGAATCGGTCATGCGCGGTCTCGGCAGCTTCAAGCGCCCGAAGCGCCGCATGGAGGTCGTCGGAGAATACGCGGGTGGCGTGACGCTCATCGAGGATTTCGCGCATCACCCGACCGCCATCCGCCTCACGCTCGGCGCGATTGCAGCGCACTATGCCGGTCGGCGCATCGTGGCCTGCTTCGAGCCGCGCTCGAACACCACGAGCCGCAACATCTTCCAGCGCGAGCTGGCGCAGTGCTTCGACGGCGCGGCTGTGGTGGTGCTCGGCAAGGTGAACCGCCCGGAGCGCTACGCGCCGGAGGAGCGGCTCGACGCGGCGCAGTTGCGCCGAGAGCTGGAGGCGAAGGGCAAGCAGGTTTTCGCGGCTGGCGGCGAGGGCTATCCGCGAGACATCGTGGAGTTCATCGAAGCCGAACTCCAGCCGGGCGACGTGCTCGTTCTCCTGAGCAACGGCAGCTTCAGCGGCCTGAAGGAGATGCTGGCCGAAAGTTTTGAAAAAAATTCATGA
- a CDS encoding DegT/DnrJ/EryC1/StrS family aminotransferase — translation MQFIDLVTQKNRIRENLMKRIERIIDSAQFVMGPEVLEVEKQLAEYVGSKYCVSCASGTDALLIPLMAKGVGPGDAVLTTPFTFVATAEVISLAGATPVFVDVLPGTFNIDPDGVAPAVEEARKKGLNPKALIPVDLFGLPAEYDRLEKVAAEQGLWILEDAAQGFGGTVGGRKAGGFGLVGATSFFPAKPLGCYGDGGAIFTDDDELLELLISVRVHGGGDDRYNNVRIGLNGRFDTIQAAVILEKLTIFDDELDLRQKAADAYTARLKGRVVVPEVPEGYTSCWAQYSVLANSTDDRARLMAALKEAGIPSAIYYPIPLHLQKAYENLGYKPGDFPVSEDFSARVFALPMHPYLKEEEIEQICGVILGA, via the coding sequence ATGCAGTTCATAGACCTTGTCACGCAGAAAAACCGTATCCGCGAGAACCTCATGAAGCGCATCGAGCGGATCATCGACAGCGCCCAGTTCGTCATGGGGCCGGAAGTGCTCGAAGTCGAGAAGCAGCTCGCCGAATACGTCGGCTCGAAATACTGCGTTTCGTGCGCATCCGGCACCGACGCCTTGCTCATTCCGCTCATGGCCAAGGGGGTCGGCCCCGGCGACGCCGTGCTCACCACGCCGTTCACCTTCGTGGCCACCGCCGAGGTCATCAGCCTCGCGGGCGCGACGCCGGTGTTCGTCGATGTGCTGCCCGGCACCTTCAATATCGACCCCGACGGCGTCGCCCCGGCGGTCGAAGAGGCTCGCAAAAAAGGGCTGAATCCGAAGGCGCTGATTCCGGTCGATCTTTTCGGCCTGCCCGCCGAGTACGACCGCCTCGAAAAGGTGGCCGCCGAGCAGGGACTCTGGATTCTCGAAGATGCCGCGCAGGGCTTCGGCGGCACGGTTGGCGGCAGAAAGGCGGGCGGCTTCGGCCTCGTCGGCGCGACCTCGTTTTTCCCGGCCAAGCCGCTCGGCTGCTACGGCGACGGCGGCGCGATCTTCACCGACGACGACGAGCTGCTGGAGCTGCTGATCTCCGTCCGCGTGCACGGCGGCGGTGACGACCGCTACAACAACGTGCGCATCGGTCTCAACGGCCGCTTCGACACCATCCAGGCGGCGGTGATCCTCGAAAAGCTCACCATCTTCGACGACGAACTTGACCTGCGCCAGAAAGCCGCCGACGCCTACACCGCCCGCCTGAAAGGCCGCGTCGTTGTTCCGGAAGTCCCCGAAGGCTACACCTCCTGCTGGGCGCAATACTCCGTGCTCGCCAACTCCACCGACGACCGCGCCAGGCTCATGGCTGCGCTGAAGGAAGCGGGAATTCCCTCGGCGATCTACTACCCGATCCCGCTGCACCTCCAGAAAGCCTACGAAAACCTCGGCTACAAACCGGGCGACTTCCCGGTTTCGGAAGACTTCAGCGCGAGGGTTTTTGCCCTGCCGATGCATCCGTATTTGAAAGAAGAGGAGATCGAGCAGATTTGCGGGGTGATTTTGGGGGCGTGA
- a CDS encoding ISL3 family transposase translates to MPSLITHYQQLLGLPETWKVSDVRLSTSGPRIEIHLEYIGPKVECPECGKAGRIYDLAPEQRWRHLDTMEYETHLIARVPRCECKEHRIKTIQVPWATRSSRYTLKFEALAVELLQECSSIQSASRLLRLNWHATNEIMNRAVKRGLSRRNKEAIAHLGLDEKSFRAGHQYVTILNDLKGGRVLEVVQSRTTDGAEALLLSFEASQRQGVKSISMDMWKPFAIAAKKHLPQADIVHDRFHISKYLNEAVDTVRRQESRQLHHAGDRTLIGSKFTWLRNPENMTESQRTSFDQLMACELKTGKAWSMKNMFREFWRLGCRESASFFFDYWSERVDQLALKPMIKVKELLKRHLDNILNYFEHEMTNAVSEGLNSKIQLYKASARGFHSFHSYRIRILFYCGKLNMAITG, encoded by the coding sequence ATGCCGAGCCTCATTACCCATTACCAGCAGTTATTAGGATTACCAGAAACATGGAAGGTGTCTGATGTCCGGCTGTCGACGTCCGGCCCCCGGATAGAAATCCATCTGGAGTATATCGGACCCAAAGTCGAATGCCCTGAATGCGGCAAGGCCGGACGAATTTATGACCTGGCGCCAGAACAACGGTGGCGGCATCTGGATACCATGGAGTACGAGACGCATCTGATAGCCAGGGTGCCTCGGTGTGAGTGCAAAGAGCACAGGATCAAGACAATTCAAGTTCCGTGGGCAACGCGCTCTTCGCGCTACACCCTGAAGTTTGAAGCGCTTGCTGTCGAGTTGCTTCAGGAGTGTTCAAGCATTCAGTCGGCATCGAGGCTCTTGCGATTGAACTGGCATGCAACCAACGAGATCATGAACCGTGCAGTTAAGCGAGGCCTGAGCCGCCGGAATAAGGAGGCGATTGCTCATCTTGGTCTTGATGAAAAGAGCTTCCGGGCAGGCCATCAGTATGTGACGATCCTGAACGACCTGAAAGGTGGCCGGGTACTTGAGGTGGTCCAGAGCCGAACGACCGATGGAGCAGAAGCGCTACTCCTCAGCTTTGAAGCATCGCAACGCCAGGGTGTGAAATCGATCTCGATGGATATGTGGAAACCCTTCGCGATTGCTGCCAAAAAGCATCTGCCGCAGGCCGATATTGTGCATGACCGTTTCCATATCAGCAAATATCTGAACGAGGCGGTCGACACGGTTCGTCGCCAAGAGTCCCGTCAACTTCATCATGCAGGGGACAGGACTCTGATTGGCTCGAAATTCACCTGGCTGCGCAATCCGGAGAACATGACGGAAAGCCAGCGGACAAGCTTTGATCAATTGATGGCCTGTGAGCTGAAAACCGGAAAAGCCTGGTCGATGAAGAACATGTTTCGGGAGTTCTGGCGGCTGGGTTGTCGAGAGAGTGCAAGCTTCTTTTTCGATTACTGGTCTGAACGCGTTGACCAGTTAGCGTTGAAACCCATGATCAAGGTCAAAGAGCTGCTGAAGCGGCATCTCGACAACATCCTGAACTATTTCGAGCACGAAATGACCAACGCAGTTTCCGAAGGTCTGAACAGCAAGATCCAGTTGTACAAAGCATCGGCCCGTGGGTTCCACAGCTTTCACAGCTACCGCATAAGGATTTTGTTTTACTGTGGAAAGCTCAACATGGCTATTACCGGTTGA
- the katG gene encoding catalase/peroxidase HPI, translated as MSEPSKCPVTGRTAGHAAMGGGRSNRDWWPNQLNLDMLHQHSALSDPMGPEFNYAEEFKTLDLAAVKRDLYALMTDSQEWWPADYGHYGGLFIRMAWHSAGTYRTSDGRGGGGTGNQRFAPLNSWPDNANLDKARRLLWPIKQKYGRKLSWADLMILAGNCALESMGFKTFGFGGGRVDIWEPEEDIYWGKEAEWLGNNRYTGERDLENPLAAVQMGLIYVNPEGPDGNPDPVLAGRDIRETFARMAMNDEETVALVAGGHTFGKCHGVGDPKLVGPEPEAAPIEEQGLGWKSGFGSGKGDETMTSGLEGAWTPDPIHWDMDYLGMLYRYEWELTKSPAGAYQWKPKDVAEEDLAPAAHDPSKRVPTMMTTADLAMRMDPLYGPISRRYYEHPDQFADAFARAWFKLTHRDMGPRSRYLGAEVPDEDLIWQDPVPPVDHELVGDEEIAELKKRLLASGLSIPELVSTAWASASTFRGSDKRGGANGARIRLAPQREWEVNQPEQLQRVLGKIEEIRAAFNGERTDGKRVSLADLIVLGGCAGVEEAARRAGSSVTVPFMPGRTDATQEQTDVESFAVLEPRADGFRNYVKQKYSVSAEEMLVDRAQLLTLTAPEMAVLLGGLRVLNVNFAQSPHGVFTKRPETLTNDFFVNLLDMGTEWKPLSAEHDLYEGRDRKTGETRWTATRVDLIFGSNARLRAIAEVYGSDDAQEKFTHDFVAAWHKVMNLDRFEIA; from the coding sequence ATGAGCGAACCGAGTAAGTGCCCCGTAACGGGCAGAACCGCCGGTCATGCCGCCATGGGTGGCGGTCGGTCGAACCGGGACTGGTGGCCGAACCAGTTGAATCTCGACATGCTGCATCAGCACTCCGCCCTGAGCGATCCGATGGGGCCGGAGTTCAACTACGCCGAGGAGTTCAAAACGCTCGACCTCGCAGCCGTGAAGCGAGACCTCTACGCGCTGATGACCGATTCGCAGGAGTGGTGGCCCGCCGATTATGGCCACTACGGCGGCCTCTTCATCCGCATGGCGTGGCACAGCGCGGGCACCTACCGCACCAGCGATGGGCGCGGCGGCGGCGGCACGGGCAACCAGCGCTTCGCGCCGCTCAATAGTTGGCCCGACAACGCGAACCTCGACAAGGCTCGGCGACTGCTCTGGCCGATCAAGCAGAAGTATGGACGCAAACTCTCGTGGGCCGACCTCATGATTCTGGCAGGTAACTGCGCGCTTGAGTCGATGGGCTTCAAAACCTTCGGTTTCGGTGGCGGGCGCGTTGACATCTGGGAGCCGGAGGAGGACATTTACTGGGGCAAGGAGGCCGAGTGGCTTGGCAACAATCGCTACACCGGCGAGCGCGATCTCGAAAACCCGCTGGCCGCCGTGCAGATGGGGCTGATCTACGTCAATCCCGAAGGGCCGGACGGCAACCCCGATCCGGTTCTGGCGGGCAGGGACATCCGCGAAACCTTCGCCCGCATGGCGATGAACGACGAGGAGACCGTGGCGCTCGTGGCGGGCGGTCACACCTTCGGCAAGTGCCACGGCGTCGGCGACCCGAAGCTGGTAGGGCCGGAGCCGGAAGCCGCGCCCATCGAGGAGCAGGGACTCGGCTGGAAGAGCGGCTTCGGCAGCGGCAAGGGGGACGAAACCATGACGAGCGGGCTGGAAGGCGCCTGGACGCCCGACCCGATTCACTGGGACATGGACTACCTCGGAATGCTCTACCGCTATGAGTGGGAGCTGACCAAAAGCCCCGCAGGCGCGTATCAGTGGAAGCCGAAGGATGTGGCCGAGGAGGATCTCGCCCCGGCGGCGCACGACCCGTCGAAGCGTGTGCCCACCATGATGACTACCGCCGACCTGGCGATGCGCATGGACCCGCTCTACGGGCCAATCTCGCGTCGCTACTACGAGCACCCCGACCAGTTCGCGGACGCATTCGCGCGGGCGTGGTTCAAGCTGACGCATCGCGACATGGGGCCGCGTTCGCGCTACCTCGGCGCGGAGGTGCCGGATGAAGACCTGATCTGGCAAGACCCGGTGCCGCCGGTCGATCACGAGCTGGTCGGCGACGAGGAGATCGCTGAGCTGAAAAAGCGGCTGCTCGCCTCCGGCCTGTCGATCCCGGAGCTGGTCTCGACCGCCTGGGCCTCGGCCTCGACCTTCCGCGGCTCCGACAAGCGCGGCGGCGCGAACGGCGCTCGCATCCGGCTCGCCCCGCAGAGGGAGTGGGAGGTCAACCAGCCGGAGCAACTGCAACGGGTGCTGGGAAAAATCGAGGAAATCCGCGCCGCGTTCAATGGTGAAAGAACGGACGGAAAGCGGGTGTCACTCGCCGACCTGATCGTGCTCGGCGGATGCGCGGGCGTCGAAGAGGCCGCCCGACGCGCAGGCAGCAGCGTGACCGTCCCCTTCATGCCAGGGCGCACCGACGCCACGCAGGAGCAGACCGACGTGGAGTCGTTCGCCGTGCTCGAACCGAGGGCCGACGGCTTCCGAAACTACGTCAAACAGAAATACAGCGTATCCGCCGAAGAGATGCTTGTTGACCGTGCGCAGTTGCTGACCCTCACCGCGCCGGAGATGGCCGTGCTGCTTGGCGGCCTGCGCGTGCTGAACGTCAACTTCGCTCAGTCGCCGCACGGCGTATTCACCAAACGTCCCGAAACGCTTACCAACGACTTTTTCGTCAATCTGCTCGACATGGGCACGGAGTGGAAACCGCTCTCGGCAGAGCACGACCTGTACGAGGGGCGCGACCGCAAAACCGGCGAAACGAGATGGACAGCCACCCGCGTCGATCTCATCTTCGGCTCCAACGCAAGGCTCCGCGCCATCGCGGAGGTCTATGGCAGCGACGACGCGCAGGAGAAGTTCACGCACGACTTTGTGGCCGCATGGCACAAGGTGATGAACCTCGACCGGTTTGAGATTGCGTGA
- a CDS encoding Fur family transcriptional regulator: MNQQGAIKPYRHSRQRERLLAILRATESHPTATWLYDRLKEEFPSLSLGTVYRNLAILIEQGLVRKIDAGSTFDRFEAKTTPHYHLICNKCGKIIDFEERLFPELNEAVERSTDFEVEMHRIDFFGTCSDCRVKR, translated from the coding sequence ATGAATCAGCAAGGCGCAATCAAACCCTATCGACACAGCCGCCAGAGAGAGCGGCTTCTGGCGATCCTTCGCGCCACCGAAAGCCATCCGACGGCGACGTGGCTCTACGACCGGCTGAAGGAGGAGTTTCCCAGCCTCAGCCTCGGCACGGTGTACCGAAACCTCGCCATCCTGATCGAACAGGGCCTCGTCCGTAAAATAGACGCGGGCAGCACCTTCGACCGGTTCGAAGCCAAAACCACGCCGCACTACCACCTGATCTGCAACAAATGCGGCAAGATCATCGATTTCGAGGAGCGCCTCTTTCCGGAACTCAACGAGGCCGTCGAGCGCTCGACAGATTTCGAGGTCGAGATGCACCGGATAGACTTTTTCGGAACCTGCTCCGATTGCCGGGTAAAACGTTAA